The following proteins are co-located in the Lagenorhynchus albirostris chromosome 4, mLagAlb1.1, whole genome shotgun sequence genome:
- the REST gene encoding RE1-silencing transcription factor isoform X1 translates to MQNTVMATQVMGQSSGGGGLFTGSGTMGMALPNDMYDLPDLSRAELAAPQLIMLANVALTGEVNGGCCDYLVGEERQMAELMPVGDNNFSDSDGEGLEESPEVKGEPSGLENMELESLELSVVQPRPVFEVSAASEPYSANKDLPRETPVAEDKCKNLKTKPFRCKPCQYEAESEEQFVHHIRVHSAKKFFVEESAEKQAKARECGSSTGEEGDFSKGPIRCDRCGYNTNRYDHYTAHLKHHTRAGDNERVYKCIICTYTTVSEYHWRKHLRNHFPRKVYTCGKCNYFSDRKNNYVQHVRTHTGERPYKCELCPYSSSQKTHLTRHMRTHSGEKPFKCDQCSYVASNQHEVTRHARQVHNGPKPLNCPHCDYKTADRSNFKKHVELHVNPRQFNCPVCDYAASKKCNLQYHFKSKHPTCPNKTMDVSKVKLKKTKKREADLPENKITNEKTETEQTKMKGDVTGKKNERSVKVEKKDNVSKEKKPCSNASSQVTTRTRKSALEAKETDVHPGNNAEKSCKSKKSKRKTEAKARSLQERVNDEEPVTKKKKKAESKSRNSQEVSKGDSKVEENKKQSSCMKNSAKKKTLRSKSCKKSGKPAQRRPTQIEPPPPMESAEGGPVQTEPPPAAPPSPPPPLAPERHAEVEVVQTERPPPPPPPPPSPPPPLHPRGHAEVEVVQKEPVHAEPPPPVEPIPKRSPHKDNGKEKTNMQSEMAQKEQVLIEVGLVPVKDRQLLKESAGAQDLLPPSPPLPKEDLKEEESEDQKLVPAGEGHKEAPLQKVEAEEADKSLAGLAAVTKASASISSSEQNLNMPEGETSDGKHQADAMLCEMKMDADEKKTENPPGRDSAVEEPASPPLLPLPLEKCEAVSTATVASPPVTVAVNESQEMDEDEGIHSHDGSDLSDNMSEDSDDSGLNGARPVPQETSRKNGKEALAVKVAEGDFVCIFCDRSFRKEKDYSKHLNRHLVNVYFLEEAAQGQE, encoded by the exons atgcaGAACACCGTTATGGCCACCCAGGTAATGGGGCAGTCTTCCGGAGGAGGAGGTCTGTTCACCGGCAGTGGCACCATGGGCATGGCCTTGCCTAACGACATGTATGACTTGCCTGATCTCTCCAGAGCTGAACTGGCTGCGCCTCAGCTCATCATGTTGGCAAATGTGGCCTTAACTGGGGAAGTAAACGGCGGCTGCTGTGATTACCTGGTTGGCGAAGAAAGACAGATGGCAGAATTGATGCCTGTTGGGGATAACAACTTTTCAGATAGTGACGGAGAAGGACTTGAGGAGTCTCCTGAGGTAAAAGGCGAGCCCAGTGGGCTGGAAAACATGGAACTGGAGAGTTTGGAACTCAGTGTTGTGCAACCGCGGCCTGTGTTTGAGGTGTCAGCTGCCTCAGAACCGTACAGCGCAAATAAAGATCTTCCTCGGGAAACCCCTGTAGCAGAGGACAAATGCAAGAACTTGAAGACCAAGCCCTTTCGCTGTAAACCATGCCAGTATGAAGCAGAATCTGAAGAACAGTTTGTGCATCACATCCGAGTTCATAGTGCCAAGAAATTTTTTGTGGAGGAAAGTGCAGAGAAGCAAGCCAAAGCCAGGGAATGTGGCTCTTCCACCGGGGAAGAGGGAGATTTCTCCAAGGGCCCCATTCGCTGTGACCGCTGCGGCTACAATACCAATCGCTATGATCACTATACTGCTCACCTGAAACACCACACCCGAGCCGGGGACAATGAGCGAGTCTACAAGTGCATCATTTGCACGTACACCACAGTAAGCGAATATCACTGGAGGAAACACTTGAGAAACCATTTTCCAAGGAAAGTATACACATGTGGAAAATGCAACTATTTTTcagacagaaaaaacaattatgttCAGCATGTTCGAACTCATACAG GAGAACGTCCGTATAAATGTGAACTTTGTCCTTACTCAAGTTCTCAGAAGACTCATTTAACCAGACATATGCGTACTCATTCAG GTGAGAAGCCATTTAAGTGTGACCAGTGCAGTTATGTGGCCTCTAATCAACATGAAGTAACCCGTCATGCAAGACAGGTTCACAATGGGCCTAAACCTCTTAACTGCCCACACTGTGACTACAAAACAGCAGATAGAAGTAACTTCAAAAAACACGTGGAGCTACATGTTAATCCACGGCAGTTCAACTGCCCTGTATGCGACTACGCAGCTTCCAAGAAGTGTAATCTGCAATATCATTTCAAATCTAAGCATCCTACTTGTCCTAATAAGACCATGGATGTCTCAAAAGTGAagctaaagaaaaccaaaaagcgAGAGGCCGACTTGCCTGAAAACAAAATCaccaatgagaaaacagaaacagagcagaCAAAAATGAAGGGGGATGTGACTGGGAAGAAAAACGAGAGGTCTGTAAAAGTGGAGAAAAAAGATAatgtttcaaaagagaaaaagcctTGTAGTAATGCCTCAAGCCAAGTGACTACCAGAACTCGCAAATCGGCACTGGAAGCTAAAGAGACGGATGTGCACCCAGGAAATAATGCAGAAAAAAGCTGTAAAagcaagaaaagcaaaaggaagacaGAAGCTAAAGCCCGTTCCTTACAAGAACGTGTGAATGATGAGGAACctgtgacaaaaaagaaaaagaaggcagaaagcaAATCCAGAAATAGTCAGGAAGTGTCGAAGGGTGACAGCAAAGTAGAggagaataaaaagcaaagtaGTTGCATGAAAAACAGTGCAAAGAAGAAAACTCTGAGAAGTAAATCATGTAAAAAAAGCGGCAAGCCTGCTCAGAGGAGGCCCACTCAGATAGAGCCTCCTCCTCCCATGGAGTCTGCTGAGGGGGGGCCTGTTCAGACGGAGCCTCCTCCCGCCGcccccccatctcctccccctccccttgccccGGAGCGGCATGCTGAGGTCGAGGTTGTTCAGACGGAGCggccgcctcctcctccccctccccccccatctcctcctccacctcttcaCCCCAGGGGGCATGCTGAGGTCGAGGTTGTTCAGAAGGAGCCTGTTCATGCGGAGCCTCCTCCTCCCGTGGAGCCGATCCCCAAAAGGTCTCCTCACAAAGATAATGGCAAGGAAAAGACCAACATGCAGAGTGAAATGGCGCAGAAGGAGCAAGTCCTTATTGAAGTTGGCTTAGTGCCTGTTAAAGACAGGCAGCTTCTAAAGGAAAGTGCCGGTGCACAGGATCtcttaccaccatcaccacctctgCCAAAGGAAGACTTAAAAGAGGAAGAGTCAGAAGACCAAAAATTAGTCCCTGCAGGCGAAGGACATAAAGAAGCTCCTCTTCAAAAAGTGGAAGCAGAAGAGGCAGATAAGAGTCTAGCTGGTCTTGCTGCTGTTACCAAGGCATCTGCCAGTATTTCATCCTCTGAACAAAACTTGAATATGCCAGAGGGTGAAACTTCAGATGGTAAACATCAGGCTGACGCTATGCTTTGTGAAATGAAGATGGACGCTgatgagaagaaaacagagaatccCCCCGGCAGAGACTCGGCGGTTGAAGAACCAGCTTCACCACCACTTCTTCCTCTACCGCTAGAAAAATGTGAAGCAGTGTCCACAGCTACTGTGGCATCACCTCCTGTCACCGTGGCAGTAAATGAGTCTCAGGAAATGGATGAAGACGAAGGCATCCACAGTCATGATGGAAGTGACCTAAGTGACAACATGTCAGAGGATAGTGATGACTCTGGATTGAATGGGGCTCGGCCAGTTCCACAAGAGACTAgtagaaaaaatggaaaggaagccTTGGCAGTCAAAGTGGCCGAGGGAGATTTTGTTTGTATCTTCTGTGATCGttcttttagaaaggaaaaagattacAGCAAACACCTCAATCGCCATTTGGTTAATGTATACTTCCTTGAAGAGGCAGCTCAAGGGCAGGAGTAA
- the REST gene encoding RE1-silencing transcription factor isoform X2: MCGSRELTAQEQSKRRRGPGPQAAAAAAAGTQQRKVVREGAATRVVAPPRPGRTNTVMATQVMGQSSGGGGLFTGSGTMGMALPNDMYDLPDLSRAELAAPQLIMLANVALTGEVNGGCCDYLVGEERQMAELMPVGDNNFSDSDGEGLEESPEVKGEPSGLENMELESLELSVVQPRPVFEVSAASEPYSANKDLPRETPVAEDKCKNLKTKPFRCKPCQYEAESEEQFVHHIRVHSAKKFFVEESAEKQAKARECGSSTGEEGDFSKGPIRCDRCGYNTNRYDHYTAHLKHHTRAGDNERVYKCIICTYTTVSEYHWRKHLRNHFPRKVYTCGKCNYFSDRKNNYVQHVRTHTGERPYKCELCPYSSSQKTHLTRHMRTHSGEKPFKCDQCSYVASNQHEVTRHARQVHNGPKPLNCPHCDYKTADRSNFKKHVELHVNPRQFNCPVCDYAASKKCNLQYHFKSKHPTCPNKTMDVSKVKLKKTKKREADLPENKITNEKTETEQTKMKGDVTGKKNERSVKVEKKDNVSKEKKPCSNASSQVTTRTRKSALEAKETDVHPGNNAEKSCKSKKSKRKTEAKARSLQERVNDEEPVTKKKKKAESKSRNSQEVSKGDSKVEENKKQSSCMKNSAKKKTLRSKSCKKSGKPAQRRPTQIEPPPPMESAEGGPVQTEPPPAAPPSPPPPLAPERHAEVEVVQTERPPPPPPPPPSPPPPLHPRGHAEVEVVQKEPVHAEPPPPVEPIPKRSPHKDNGKEKTNMQSEMAQKEQVLIEVGLVPVKDRQLLKESAGAQDLLPPSPPLPKEDLKEEESEDQKLVPAGEGHKEAPLQKVEAEEADKSLAGLAAVTKASASISSSEQNLNMPEGETSDGKHQADAMLCEMKMDADEKKTENPPGRDSAVEEPASPPLLPLPLEKCEAVSTATVASPPVTVAVNESQEMDEDEGIHSHDGSDLSDNMSEDSDDSGLNGARPVPQETSRKNGKEALAVKVAEGDFVCIFCDRSFRKEKDYSKHLNRHLVNVYFLEEAAQGQE, translated from the exons AACACCGTTATGGCCACCCAGGTAATGGGGCAGTCTTCCGGAGGAGGAGGTCTGTTCACCGGCAGTGGCACCATGGGCATGGCCTTGCCTAACGACATGTATGACTTGCCTGATCTCTCCAGAGCTGAACTGGCTGCGCCTCAGCTCATCATGTTGGCAAATGTGGCCTTAACTGGGGAAGTAAACGGCGGCTGCTGTGATTACCTGGTTGGCGAAGAAAGACAGATGGCAGAATTGATGCCTGTTGGGGATAACAACTTTTCAGATAGTGACGGAGAAGGACTTGAGGAGTCTCCTGAGGTAAAAGGCGAGCCCAGTGGGCTGGAAAACATGGAACTGGAGAGTTTGGAACTCAGTGTTGTGCAACCGCGGCCTGTGTTTGAGGTGTCAGCTGCCTCAGAACCGTACAGCGCAAATAAAGATCTTCCTCGGGAAACCCCTGTAGCAGAGGACAAATGCAAGAACTTGAAGACCAAGCCCTTTCGCTGTAAACCATGCCAGTATGAAGCAGAATCTGAAGAACAGTTTGTGCATCACATCCGAGTTCATAGTGCCAAGAAATTTTTTGTGGAGGAAAGTGCAGAGAAGCAAGCCAAAGCCAGGGAATGTGGCTCTTCCACCGGGGAAGAGGGAGATTTCTCCAAGGGCCCCATTCGCTGTGACCGCTGCGGCTACAATACCAATCGCTATGATCACTATACTGCTCACCTGAAACACCACACCCGAGCCGGGGACAATGAGCGAGTCTACAAGTGCATCATTTGCACGTACACCACAGTAAGCGAATATCACTGGAGGAAACACTTGAGAAACCATTTTCCAAGGAAAGTATACACATGTGGAAAATGCAACTATTTTTcagacagaaaaaacaattatgttCAGCATGTTCGAACTCATACAG GAGAACGTCCGTATAAATGTGAACTTTGTCCTTACTCAAGTTCTCAGAAGACTCATTTAACCAGACATATGCGTACTCATTCAG GTGAGAAGCCATTTAAGTGTGACCAGTGCAGTTATGTGGCCTCTAATCAACATGAAGTAACCCGTCATGCAAGACAGGTTCACAATGGGCCTAAACCTCTTAACTGCCCACACTGTGACTACAAAACAGCAGATAGAAGTAACTTCAAAAAACACGTGGAGCTACATGTTAATCCACGGCAGTTCAACTGCCCTGTATGCGACTACGCAGCTTCCAAGAAGTGTAATCTGCAATATCATTTCAAATCTAAGCATCCTACTTGTCCTAATAAGACCATGGATGTCTCAAAAGTGAagctaaagaaaaccaaaaagcgAGAGGCCGACTTGCCTGAAAACAAAATCaccaatgagaaaacagaaacagagcagaCAAAAATGAAGGGGGATGTGACTGGGAAGAAAAACGAGAGGTCTGTAAAAGTGGAGAAAAAAGATAatgtttcaaaagagaaaaagcctTGTAGTAATGCCTCAAGCCAAGTGACTACCAGAACTCGCAAATCGGCACTGGAAGCTAAAGAGACGGATGTGCACCCAGGAAATAATGCAGAAAAAAGCTGTAAAagcaagaaaagcaaaaggaagacaGAAGCTAAAGCCCGTTCCTTACAAGAACGTGTGAATGATGAGGAACctgtgacaaaaaagaaaaagaaggcagaaagcaAATCCAGAAATAGTCAGGAAGTGTCGAAGGGTGACAGCAAAGTAGAggagaataaaaagcaaagtaGTTGCATGAAAAACAGTGCAAAGAAGAAAACTCTGAGAAGTAAATCATGTAAAAAAAGCGGCAAGCCTGCTCAGAGGAGGCCCACTCAGATAGAGCCTCCTCCTCCCATGGAGTCTGCTGAGGGGGGGCCTGTTCAGACGGAGCCTCCTCCCGCCGcccccccatctcctccccctccccttgccccGGAGCGGCATGCTGAGGTCGAGGTTGTTCAGACGGAGCggccgcctcctcctccccctccccccccatctcctcctccacctcttcaCCCCAGGGGGCATGCTGAGGTCGAGGTTGTTCAGAAGGAGCCTGTTCATGCGGAGCCTCCTCCTCCCGTGGAGCCGATCCCCAAAAGGTCTCCTCACAAAGATAATGGCAAGGAAAAGACCAACATGCAGAGTGAAATGGCGCAGAAGGAGCAAGTCCTTATTGAAGTTGGCTTAGTGCCTGTTAAAGACAGGCAGCTTCTAAAGGAAAGTGCCGGTGCACAGGATCtcttaccaccatcaccacctctgCCAAAGGAAGACTTAAAAGAGGAAGAGTCAGAAGACCAAAAATTAGTCCCTGCAGGCGAAGGACATAAAGAAGCTCCTCTTCAAAAAGTGGAAGCAGAAGAGGCAGATAAGAGTCTAGCTGGTCTTGCTGCTGTTACCAAGGCATCTGCCAGTATTTCATCCTCTGAACAAAACTTGAATATGCCAGAGGGTGAAACTTCAGATGGTAAACATCAGGCTGACGCTATGCTTTGTGAAATGAAGATGGACGCTgatgagaagaaaacagagaatccCCCCGGCAGAGACTCGGCGGTTGAAGAACCAGCTTCACCACCACTTCTTCCTCTACCGCTAGAAAAATGTGAAGCAGTGTCCACAGCTACTGTGGCATCACCTCCTGTCACCGTGGCAGTAAATGAGTCTCAGGAAATGGATGAAGACGAAGGCATCCACAGTCATGATGGAAGTGACCTAAGTGACAACATGTCAGAGGATAGTGATGACTCTGGATTGAATGGGGCTCGGCCAGTTCCACAAGAGACTAgtagaaaaaatggaaaggaagccTTGGCAGTCAAAGTGGCCGAGGGAGATTTTGTTTGTATCTTCTGTGATCGttcttttagaaaggaaaaagattacAGCAAACACCTCAATCGCCATTTGGTTAATGTATACTTCCTTGAAGAGGCAGCTCAAGGGCAGGAGTAA